One segment of Microbacterium arborescens DNA contains the following:
- a CDS encoding multifunctional oxoglutarate decarboxylase/oxoglutarate dehydrogenase thiamine pyrophosphate-binding subunit/dihydrolipoyllysine-residue succinyltransferase subunit: protein MSSQATGIGTSNDGEFGANEWLVAELYEQFRDDKNSVDKEWWPTLEAYAAHVSGASAKPAASAPSQPAAAQPATTSHPVTAPVPTVGSQPVARTTARPAAAQPVPAQAPTTPAAEVEQREDVVTPLRGMPKTLAANMDDSLTVPTATSVRTIPAKLMIDNRIVINNHMSRTRGGKISFTHLIGWALIQALKAFPSQNVSYAEVDGKPSVIAHAHVGLGIAIDLPKPDGTRALMVPSIKRAESLSFTEYLSAYEDLVTRARKNKLTAADFQGTTISLTNPGGIGTVHSVPRLMRGQGSIIGAGALDYPAEFQGSSEKTLVNLGIGKTITLTSTYDHRVIQGAGSGEFLKTVHELLIGKNGFYDEIFAALRIPYAPIQWSTDINVDLAERVDKTARVQELINSYRVRGHLMADIDPLEYRQRTHPDLEIEQHGLTFWDLDREFVTGGFGSKRVMKLREILGVLRDSYCRTIGIEYMHIQDPDQRKWFQDNVEVKYQKPGHAEQLRILGKLNQAEAFETFLQTKFVGQKRFSLEGGESLIPLLDEILQGAARTGLEGAAIGMAHRGRLNVLTNIAGKTYGQVFREFEGSVAIGSKSGSGDVKYHLGTEGTFVGDEGDELPVYLAANPSHLETVDGVLEGIVRAKQDRGPIASFSWLPILVHGDAAFAGQGVVVETLQMSQLRGYRTGGTVHVVVNNQVGFTTLPLDARSSVYATDVAKTIQAPIFHVNGDDPEAVVHVAQLAFRYRQEFKRDVVIDLVCYRRRGHNEGDDPSMTQPLMTNLIEAKRSVRRLYTESLVGRGDITEEEYEQAKRDFQDRLEVAFAETHAAETGASGPVGLSGPIDQAVGAPETTGVGEDVIRQIGDAFVNAPEGFTVHGKLKQLLDKRHDMSRNGNIDWAMGELFAFGSLLMEGTNVRLAGQDARRGTFVQRHAVLHDRSNGQEWLPLANLSENQGRFYVYDSLLSEYAAMAFEYGYSVERADSLVLWEAQFGDFANGAQSVIDEFISSAEQKWAQQSGVVLLLPHGYEGQGPDHSSARIERYLQMCAQDNMTVARPSTPASYFHLLRRQAYARPRRPLVVFTPKAMLRLRGATSPVEDFQNGKFEPVIDDIAITDKSAVKRVLLHSGKIHWDLKSELDKKPNPAIALVRLEQFYPAPVDELKAVLAGYPNAEVVWVQDEPENQGAWPFIALEASAKLDGRAVRGITRPAAASTATGSPKVHAVEQAKLIEQALTL from the coding sequence GACAAGAACTCGGTGGACAAGGAGTGGTGGCCGACGCTCGAGGCCTACGCCGCTCACGTGAGCGGCGCCAGCGCGAAGCCCGCCGCATCCGCTCCGTCGCAGCCCGCGGCCGCTCAGCCCGCCACGACATCCCACCCGGTGACGGCGCCCGTGCCTACTGTCGGCTCGCAGCCGGTCGCCCGCACGACGGCGCGGCCCGCGGCCGCTCAGCCCGTGCCCGCGCAGGCCCCGACGACGCCCGCCGCCGAGGTCGAGCAACGTGAAGACGTCGTGACCCCGCTTCGCGGGATGCCCAAGACCCTCGCGGCGAACATGGACGACTCGCTCACGGTGCCCACCGCGACGAGCGTGCGCACGATCCCCGCGAAGCTGATGATCGACAACCGCATCGTCATCAACAACCACATGTCGCGTACGCGCGGCGGCAAGATCAGCTTCACCCACCTCATCGGCTGGGCGCTCATCCAGGCTCTCAAGGCCTTCCCGAGCCAGAACGTCTCGTACGCCGAGGTCGACGGCAAGCCCTCGGTCATCGCGCACGCGCACGTCGGTCTCGGCATCGCGATCGACCTCCCCAAGCCCGACGGCACCCGCGCGCTCATGGTGCCGAGCATCAAGCGCGCCGAGTCGCTCAGTTTCACCGAGTACCTCTCGGCCTATGAGGACCTGGTCACCCGCGCTCGCAAGAACAAGCTGACGGCAGCGGACTTCCAGGGCACGACGATCTCGCTGACGAACCCCGGCGGCATCGGAACGGTGCACTCCGTCCCGCGCCTCATGCGCGGCCAGGGCAGCATCATCGGCGCCGGCGCCCTCGACTACCCGGCCGAGTTCCAGGGCTCGAGCGAGAAGACGCTGGTCAACCTCGGCATCGGCAAGACCATCACGTTGACGAGCACGTACGACCACCGCGTCATCCAGGGTGCCGGCTCGGGCGAGTTCCTGAAGACGGTGCACGAGCTGCTGATCGGCAAGAACGGCTTCTACGACGAGATCTTCGCCGCACTGCGCATCCCCTACGCGCCCATCCAGTGGTCGACCGACATCAACGTCGACCTCGCCGAGCGCGTCGACAAGACCGCCCGTGTTCAGGAGCTCATCAACTCCTACCGGGTGCGCGGCCATCTCATGGCCGACATCGACCCGCTCGAGTACCGCCAGCGCACGCACCCCGACCTCGAGATCGAGCAGCACGGCCTGACGTTCTGGGACCTCGATCGTGAGTTCGTCACCGGCGGTTTCGGCAGCAAGCGCGTCATGAAGCTGCGCGAGATCCTCGGCGTCCTGCGCGACTCGTACTGCCGCACGATCGGCATCGAGTACATGCACATCCAGGACCCCGATCAGCGCAAGTGGTTCCAGGACAACGTCGAGGTGAAGTACCAGAAGCCCGGCCACGCCGAGCAGCTGCGCATCCTCGGCAAGCTGAACCAGGCCGAGGCGTTCGAGACCTTCCTGCAGACGAAGTTCGTGGGTCAGAAGCGCTTCAGCCTCGAGGGCGGCGAGTCGCTGATCCCGCTGCTCGACGAGATCCTCCAGGGTGCCGCTCGCACCGGGCTCGAGGGGGCCGCGATCGGCATGGCTCACCGCGGCCGCCTCAACGTGCTGACGAACATCGCCGGCAAGACGTACGGCCAGGTCTTCCGCGAGTTCGAGGGTTCCGTCGCGATCGGCTCGAAGAGCGGCTCGGGCGACGTGAAGTACCACCTCGGCACCGAGGGCACCTTCGTCGGTGACGAGGGCGATGAGCTTCCGGTCTACCTCGCGGCCAACCCCTCGCACCTCGAGACCGTCGACGGCGTGCTCGAGGGCATCGTCCGCGCCAAGCAGGACCGCGGCCCGATCGCGTCGTTCTCGTGGCTCCCGATCCTCGTGCACGGCGATGCGGCCTTCGCCGGCCAGGGCGTCGTGGTCGAGACCCTGCAGATGTCGCAGTTGCGCGGATACCGCACGGGCGGCACCGTCCACGTCGTGGTGAACAACCAGGTGGGATTCACCACGCTCCCGCTCGACGCCCGCAGCTCGGTGTACGCGACCGACGTCGCCAAGACCATCCAGGCGCCGATCTTCCACGTCAACGGCGACGACCCCGAGGCCGTCGTGCACGTCGCGCAGCTCGCCTTCCGCTACCGCCAGGAGTTCAAGCGCGACGTCGTCATCGACCTCGTCTGCTACCGCCGCCGTGGCCACAACGAGGGCGATGACCCCTCGATGACCCAGCCCCTCATGACGAACCTCATCGAGGCGAAGCGCTCGGTCCGCCGGCTCTACACCGAGTCGCTGGTCGGACGCGGCGACATCACCGAGGAAGAGTACGAGCAGGCCAAGCGCGACTTCCAGGACCGCCTCGAGGTCGCGTTCGCCGAGACGCACGCCGCCGAGACCGGCGCCTCCGGCCCGGTGGGTCTGTCGGGGCCGATCGATCAGGCCGTCGGCGCGCCCGAGACGACGGGTGTCGGCGAAGACGTCATCCGCCAGATCGGCGACGCGTTCGTCAACGCCCCGGAAGGCTTCACGGTGCACGGCAAGCTCAAGCAGCTGCTCGACAAGCGCCACGACATGAGCCGCAACGGCAACATCGACTGGGCGATGGGTGAGCTCTTCGCCTTCGGGTCGCTGCTGATGGAGGGCACGAACGTCCGCCTCGCCGGTCAGGACGCCCGCCGCGGCACGTTCGTGCAGCGCCACGCGGTCCTCCACGACCGCTCGAACGGCCAGGAGTGGCTGCCGCTCGCGAACCTCTCCGAGAATCAGGGCCGCTTCTACGTCTACGACTCCCTGCTGAGCGAGTATGCGGCGATGGCCTTCGAGTACGGATACTCGGTCGAGCGCGCCGATTCGCTCGTCCTGTGGGAGGCGCAGTTCGGCGACTTCGCCAACGGCGCACAGTCGGTCATCGACGAGTTCATCTCGTCGGCCGAGCAGAAGTGGGCGCAGCAGTCGGGTGTCGTCCTGCTGCTCCCCCACGGCTACGAGGGCCAGGGGCCGGACCACTCGTCGGCCCGCATCGAGCGCTACCTGCAGATGTGCGCCCAGGACAACATGACGGTCGCTCGCCCGTCGACGCCCGCGTCGTACTTCCACCTGCTCCGTCGCCAGGCGTACGCACGCCCGCGCCGTCCGCTCGTCGTGTTCACCCCGAAGGCGATGCTGCGCCTGCGCGGCGCGACGAGCCCGGTCGAGGACTTCCAGAACGGCAAGTTCGAGCCCGTCATCGACGACATCGCGATCACCGACAAGAGCGCCGTCAAGCGGGTGCTGCTGCACTCGGGCAAGATCCACTGGGATCTGAAGTCCGAGCTCGACAAGAAGCCGAACCCGGCCATCGCGCTCGTGCGTCTCGAGCAGTTCTATCCCGCGCCGGTCGACGAGCTCAAGGCTGTCCTCGCGGGCTACCCGAACGCCGAGGTCGTCTGGGTTCAGGACGAGCCCGAGAACCAGGGTGCGTGGCCGTTCATCGCGCTCGAGGCCTCCGCCAAGCTCGACGGACGCGCCGTTCGCGGCATCACCCGACCCGCCGCCGCATCGACGGCCACCGGCTCACCGAAGGTGCATGCGGTCGAGCAGGCGAAGCTCATCGAGCAGGCGCTCACGCTCTGA
- a CDS encoding zf-HC2 domain-containing protein has product MSDCGCEKARRDLEEYLRNEVCKTEHSDIREHLESCPACRDEALVSRTLTEVVARACRESAPEELRDQVLARLRQAQEAAHA; this is encoded by the coding sequence ATGAGTGACTGCGGCTGCGAGAAGGCGCGACGCGATCTGGAAGAGTACCTGCGCAACGAGGTCTGCAAGACCGAGCATTCCGACATCCGCGAGCACCTGGAATCGTGCCCGGCATGTCGTGACGAGGCCCTGGTCTCGCGCACGCTCACCGAGGTGGTGGCCCGCGCCTGCCGGGAGTCTGCTCCCGAGGAGCTCCGCGACCAGGTGCTGGCGCGGCTGCGGCAGGCCCAGGAGGCCGCGCACGCCTGA
- a CDS encoding sigma-70 family RNA polymerase sigma factor: protein MIALADPTVVPWDAHVDWPLMEEQAVTDPSVQFEEQALPFMDQLYAAAMRMTRNPADAADLVQETFVKAFASWSSFTQGTNLKAWLYRILTNTYINTYRKKQREPYQGTIDDLEDWQLGGAESTTASSSRSAEAEAIDHMPASAVKDALQSIPEDFRLAVYLADVEGFAYQEIADIMKTPIGTVMSRLHRGRRLLRDLLADYAKERGIATPPTRSKK, encoded by the coding sequence ATGATCGCACTCGCCGATCCCACCGTCGTGCCGTGGGACGCCCACGTAGACTGGCCGCTGATGGAAGAGCAAGCGGTCACCGATCCGAGCGTGCAGTTCGAGGAGCAGGCGCTCCCGTTCATGGACCAGCTTTACGCCGCGGCCATGCGGATGACGCGCAATCCCGCCGACGCGGCGGATCTCGTGCAGGAGACGTTCGTCAAGGCGTTCGCCTCGTGGTCGTCGTTCACGCAGGGCACGAACCTCAAAGCGTGGCTGTACCGGATCCTGACGAACACGTACATCAACACCTACCGCAAGAAGCAGCGGGAGCCCTACCAGGGCACCATCGACGACCTCGAGGACTGGCAGCTGGGCGGAGCGGAATCGACCACCGCATCCAGCAGCCGCTCGGCCGAGGCCGAAGCGATCGACCACATGCCGGCATCCGCGGTGAAGGATGCCCTGCAGTCGATCCCCGAGGATTTCCGGCTGGCGGTGTACCTCGCCGACGTCGAGGGATTCGCCTACCAGGAGATCGCCGACATCATGAAAACCCCCATCGGCACGGTCATGAGTCGTCTGCACCGTGGCAGACGACTGCTGCGTGACCTGCTGGCCGACTACGCGAAAGAGCGGGGCATCGCGACGCCCCCCACGAGGAGCAAGAAATGA
- the aroA gene encoding 3-phosphoshikimate 1-carboxyvinyltransferase, translated as MSTAAYSPRPADIGAPWRAPVADAPVRAEVAVPGSKSITNRELVLSALAETPSRLVAPLHSDDSARMIDALRALGAHIEAVPGDGRFGPDLIVTPFGESPVDAVVDCGQAGTVMRFVTPLAGLARGEVTVTAHESALHRPMAEMIRSLRELGVDIDDGGRWTLPFLVHGHGHVRGGEVTIDASGSSQFVSGLLLAAPRFDVGLRLVHDGHRLPSLPHIDMTVESLGHRGVVVERPNEREWLVPAGPLRGKELTIEPDLSNAAPFLAAAVLTGGRVTVPHWPVHSTQPGALLVDILTEMGARVTRRSGVLAVTGTGEIRGVDLDLSAASELTPSLFALAAFADSPSTLHGIGHIRGHETDRIAALVGNLRALGGSAEELEDGIRITPAPLRGGLWRAHHDHRMATAGAIIGLRVPGVEVDDIGTTAKTMPEFPELWAEMLADNARVDG; from the coding sequence ATGAGCACAGCCGCGTATTCCCCCCGTCCCGCCGACATCGGCGCGCCGTGGCGCGCTCCCGTCGCCGATGCCCCTGTCCGAGCCGAGGTCGCCGTCCCCGGATCGAAGTCGATCACCAATCGTGAGCTGGTGCTGTCTGCCCTCGCCGAGACCCCTTCACGGCTGGTTGCGCCGCTGCACTCCGACGACTCCGCGCGCATGATCGATGCGCTGCGCGCGCTCGGTGCTCACATCGAAGCGGTCCCCGGCGACGGACGGTTCGGTCCCGACCTCATCGTGACCCCGTTCGGCGAAAGCCCCGTCGACGCCGTCGTCGACTGCGGCCAGGCAGGCACCGTGATGCGCTTCGTCACGCCCCTGGCGGGCCTCGCCCGCGGGGAGGTCACCGTGACGGCGCACGAGAGCGCCCTGCACCGGCCCATGGCGGAGATGATCCGTAGCCTCCGCGAGCTCGGTGTCGACATCGACGACGGCGGCCGTTGGACCCTGCCGTTCCTCGTGCACGGGCATGGGCACGTGCGCGGCGGCGAGGTCACGATCGATGCGAGCGGGTCCAGCCAGTTCGTCTCGGGCCTGCTGCTGGCCGCGCCTCGCTTCGATGTGGGCCTCCGACTCGTGCACGACGGCCACCGCCTGCCGAGCCTGCCCCACATCGACATGACGGTCGAGTCACTCGGCCACCGCGGCGTCGTCGTCGAACGCCCGAACGAACGCGAGTGGCTCGTGCCGGCCGGTCCGTTGCGCGGCAAAGAGCTCACGATCGAGCCCGACCTCTCCAACGCGGCTCCGTTCCTCGCCGCGGCCGTCCTCACCGGCGGCCGTGTGACCGTGCCCCACTGGCCCGTGCACTCGACTCAGCCCGGTGCCCTGCTCGTCGACATCCTGACGGAGATGGGCGCTCGGGTGACGCGCCGCAGCGGCGTCCTCGCCGTCACCGGAACCGGTGAGATCCGCGGAGTCGACCTCGACCTCTCTGCCGCGAGCGAGCTGACACCGTCGCTCTTCGCGCTCGCGGCCTTCGCTGACTCGCCGAGCACGCTGCACGGGATCGGCCACATCCGTGGGCATGAGACCGACCGGATCGCTGCTCTGGTCGGCAACCTGCGAGCACTCGGAGGTTCGGCGGAGGAGCTCGAGGACGGCATCCGGATCACACCCGCGCCGCTGCGTGGCGGGCTCTGGCGAGCCCACCACGACCACCGCATGGCGACCGCGGGCGCGATCATCGGTCTTCGCGTGCCGGGGGTCGAGGTCGACGACATCGGCACCACCGCCAAGACGATGCCGGAGTTCCCCGAGCTGTGGGCCGAGATGCTCGCAGACAATGCGCGGGTCGACGGGTGA
- the rsgA gene encoding ribosome small subunit-dependent GTPase A, with protein MSWLGGDDDLDEEYDESDIRMRPNPKANRPRTKRRPAHSDAQVARVVGVDRGRYTVLIDEDGDDEHTTLAVRARELRKQPIVSGDRARVVGDVSGDEGTLGRIVGIEPRTTLLRRSADDTDQVERIVVANADQMVIVVAAADPEPRPRLVDRYLIAALDAGIHPMLVVTKTDLADPSTFLAHFEGVDGLEVLTSGRGRMPVDELGAKLVGHATVFVGHSGVGKSTLVNALVPTAARATGHVNEVTGRGRHTSSSTVSLRYRGPEGRGWVIDTPGVRSFGLGHVDPANILAAFTDLAAVAEECPRGCTHLPDAPDCAIIEAVAAGRLGERGPARLDSLQRLLGTFSAGVDPAVRRSRLES; from the coding sequence GTGAGCTGGCTCGGCGGCGACGACGACCTCGACGAGGAGTACGACGAGTCCGACATCCGGATGCGTCCGAACCCCAAAGCGAATCGGCCCCGCACGAAGCGCCGCCCCGCGCACAGCGATGCGCAGGTGGCGCGCGTCGTGGGTGTCGACCGCGGTCGGTACACGGTGCTCATCGACGAGGACGGCGACGACGAGCACACGACCCTGGCGGTGCGGGCTCGGGAGCTGCGGAAGCAGCCGATCGTCAGCGGTGACCGAGCACGCGTGGTCGGAGACGTGTCGGGCGACGAGGGCACTCTCGGACGCATCGTCGGCATCGAACCGCGCACGACGCTGCTGCGCCGCAGCGCCGACGACACCGATCAGGTCGAACGGATCGTCGTGGCGAACGCCGACCAGATGGTCATCGTCGTGGCGGCGGCCGACCCCGAGCCGCGCCCGCGGCTGGTCGACCGCTACCTCATCGCGGCCCTCGACGCCGGCATCCATCCGATGCTCGTCGTCACCAAGACCGACCTCGCTGACCCCTCGACGTTCCTCGCTCACTTCGAGGGGGTCGACGGCCTCGAAGTCCTCACGAGCGGACGCGGACGGATGCCGGTCGACGAACTCGGCGCGAAGCTCGTGGGTCATGCGACGGTGTTCGTCGGCCACTCGGGTGTCGGCAAGTCCACCCTCGTGAACGCGCTGGTGCCGACGGCTGCCCGGGCGACCGGGCACGTCAACGAGGTCACCGGACGCGGTCGCCACACATCGAGCTCCACCGTCTCGCTGCGCTACCGCGGACCTGAGGGCCGCGGTTGGGTCATCGACACGCCCGGCGTGCGGTCGTTCGGACTCGGGCACGTCGATCCCGCCAACATCCTCGCCGCTTTCACCGACCTCGCCGCCGTCGCCGAAGAATGCCCGCGTGGATGCACGCATCTTCCCGACGCACCCGACTGCGCGATCATCGAGGCTGTCGCGGCGGGCCGACTCGGCGAACGCGGACCGGCACGTCTCGACTCGCTGCAGCGCCTGCTCGGCACGTTCTCTGCCGGCGTCGACCCGGCCGTGCGGCGTTCTAGGCTGGAATCATGA
- the bcp gene encoding thioredoxin-dependent thiol peroxidase, translating to MTRLEPGDPAPEFTLDDQDGSTLSLSDLRGRRTVVFFYPAAMTPGCTREACDFRDSVDSLRAAGIEVIGISRDDEAKLRRFREQEQLTYPLLSDPDHAVHEAYGAWGEKKNYGKTVEGVIRSTFVIDADGRIEHALYNVKATGHVARVRALLGLD from the coding sequence ATGACGCGTCTGGAACCGGGCGATCCCGCCCCCGAATTCACCCTCGACGACCAGGACGGCTCGACGCTCTCGCTGTCGGACCTGCGCGGACGGCGCACGGTCGTCTTCTTCTATCCCGCCGCCATGACACCCGGGTGCACGCGCGAGGCATGCGACTTCCGCGACAGCGTCGACTCCTTGCGCGCCGCAGGGATCGAGGTGATCGGGATCTCGCGCGACGACGAGGCCAAGCTCCGCCGCTTCCGTGAGCAGGAGCAGCTGACCTACCCGCTGCTGAGCGATCCCGACCACGCCGTGCACGAGGCGTACGGCGCGTGGGGCGAGAAGAAGAACTACGGCAAGACCGTCGAGGGCGTCATCCGATCGACCTTCGTCATCGACGCGGACGGTCGCATCGAGCACGCGCTCTACAACGTCAAGGCCACCGGCCACGTCGCGCGCGTGCGCGCCCTGCTCGGTCTGGACTGA
- a CDS encoding histidine kinase encodes MASSAVERLAGAVLAAEALALLAVVGWEMVALVSGDTIDVPSSVALIVLTAVGAVALAAFAVSVWRRISWGRSGGIVAQLLILAVALGAATGQYADPGTAVLIAVPGIVGFVMLVAATRRAARDRGES; translated from the coding sequence ATGGCTTCCTCTGCTGTCGAACGCCTCGCGGGAGCCGTGCTCGCGGCCGAGGCCCTGGCGCTCCTCGCGGTCGTCGGGTGGGAGATGGTCGCTCTCGTGAGCGGCGACACGATCGACGTGCCGAGCTCCGTGGCGCTGATCGTGCTGACGGCGGTCGGGGCGGTGGCGCTCGCCGCATTCGCGGTCTCGGTGTGGCGACGGATCTCCTGGGGCCGCTCGGGAGGCATCGTCGCGCAGCTGCTGATCCTGGCCGTCGCGCTCGGTGCGGCCACGGGCCAGTACGCCGACCCGGGAACGGCGGTGCTCATCGCGGTGCCGGGCATCGTCGGTTTCGTGATGCTCGTGGCCGCTACGCGGCGCGCAGCGCGCGATCGCGGCGAATCCTGA
- a CDS encoding WhiB family transcriptional regulator, with product MDWRDKSACLTVDPELFFPVGNTGPAVDQIEKAKAVCARCTVTEICLQYALETGQDSGVWGGLSEDERRALKRRAARARRAS from the coding sequence ATGGATTGGCGCGACAAGTCTGCCTGCCTGACCGTCGACCCCGAACTCTTCTTCCCCGTGGGCAACACCGGCCCCGCCGTCGACCAGATCGAGAAGGCGAAGGCGGTCTGCGCCCGTTGCACCGTCACTGAGATCTGCCTGCAGTACGCCCTCGAGACCGGCCAGGACTCGGGCGTCTGGGGAGGCCTCTCCGAGGATGAGCGCCGTGCGCTGAAGCGCCGCGCTGCGCGCGCACGTCGCGCCTCCTGA
- a CDS encoding sensor histidine kinase, protein MSTLSDLVHAQGLSTDADVEWLHRLAGDGQLLADLAFADIVIWVPTADDSFIAVAHTRPGGAATLFYRDIVGDRVRPQWRTQVKDAFTQARIVDSASPDWFEETPTRVRAVPIVRERAAEGRPAHVVGVLTRHTNLGEARTPSRQQITFNDCADDLFGMVASSDFPDLNAPTAPRRGAPRASDGLIRLDVDGMTTFASPNALSAFNRLGFEDELEGEPLIEVATAILPSKREFDESLPIVMAGRAPWRADIEARGVTVSLRTIPLRDHGTRIGAIVLCRDVSEIRHQEQELITKDATIREIHHRVKNNLQTVASLLRIQARRTHSEEARDALTQAMRRVSAIAVVHDTLSEGLAQNVDFDEVFARVLKLVAEVAAAPNTRARTRSTGRFGTLPSEYATPLALALTELVTNAVEHGLAGTEGDVEIVAERSAERLEVKVRDSGSGLPEGQVGRGLGTQIVRTLIQGELSGTIDWHTLVGSGTEVTIDIPLRYIERDAG, encoded by the coding sequence GTGTCGACCCTCAGCGATCTCGTCCATGCTCAAGGACTCTCCACCGACGCCGACGTCGAGTGGCTCCACCGCCTCGCGGGCGATGGGCAGCTGTTGGCCGACCTCGCGTTCGCCGACATCGTCATCTGGGTGCCCACGGCCGACGACTCGTTCATCGCCGTGGCGCACACGCGGCCCGGGGGAGCGGCGACGTTGTTCTATCGAGACATCGTCGGCGACCGGGTGCGGCCGCAGTGGCGCACGCAGGTGAAGGATGCCTTCACCCAGGCGCGCATCGTCGATTCCGCGTCGCCCGACTGGTTCGAGGAGACCCCCACGCGCGTGCGCGCGGTCCCCATCGTGCGGGAGCGGGCCGCGGAGGGGCGACCGGCGCACGTCGTCGGAGTGCTCACGCGGCACACGAATCTCGGTGAGGCGCGCACACCGTCGCGCCAGCAGATAACGTTCAACGACTGCGCGGACGACCTGTTCGGGATGGTCGCGTCGTCGGACTTCCCCGACCTCAACGCCCCGACCGCCCCGCGGCGCGGCGCGCCGCGCGCATCCGACGGACTCATCCGGCTCGACGTCGATGGCATGACGACCTTCGCTAGCCCGAACGCGCTGTCGGCCTTCAATCGGCTGGGCTTCGAGGATGAGCTCGAGGGTGAGCCACTCATCGAGGTCGCGACCGCGATCCTCCCCAGCAAGCGCGAGTTCGACGAGTCGCTGCCTATCGTGATGGCCGGGCGTGCCCCGTGGCGGGCCGACATCGAGGCACGCGGGGTGACGGTGTCGTTGCGGACCATTCCGCTGCGCGACCACGGTACGCGCATCGGTGCCATCGTGCTGTGCCGCGACGTCAGCGAGATTCGGCACCAGGAGCAGGAGCTCATCACCAAGGATGCGACGATCCGCGAGATCCACCACCGCGTGAAGAACAACCTGCAGACGGTCGCGTCGCTGCTGCGGATCCAGGCGCGTCGCACGCATTCCGAGGAAGCCCGCGATGCTCTCACCCAGGCGATGCGGCGTGTGTCGGCCATCGCCGTCGTCCACGACACCCTCTCGGAGGGGCTCGCGCAGAACGTCGATTTCGACGAGGTCTTCGCGCGCGTCCTCAAGCTCGTCGCCGAGGTGGCGGCGGCGCCCAACACGCGCGCCCGGACGCGATCGACCGGCCGTTTCGGAACGCTGCCGAGCGAGTACGCCACGCCACTCGCGCTCGCTCTCACCGAGCTCGTGACGAACGCGGTCGAGCACGGTCTCGCCGGCACGGAGGGTGACGTCGAGATCGTCGCCGAGCGTTCGGCGGAGCGCCTCGAGGTCAAGGTCCGCGATTCGGGCAGCGGGTTGCCGGAGGGTCAGGTCGGGCGCGGCCTCGGCACGCAGATCGTCCGGACGCTCATCCAGGGCGAACTCAGCGGGACGATCGACTGGCACACGCTCGTCGGGAGCGGCACCGAGGTGACCATCGACATCCCGCTGCGTTACATCGAGCGCGACGCGGGCTGA